One part of the Candidatus Omnitrophota bacterium genome encodes these proteins:
- a CDS encoding sulfide/dihydroorotate dehydrogenase-like FAD/NAD-binding protein encodes MASAEPAHPIHEGRSFKILKKERLTPATHRFLIEAPWVAQAAKPGQFVIVRVREGGERIPVTIADFDAPQGTVTVVVQEVGRTSKLFGALQEGQEVLDLVGPLGEPFRLMRGKRVIGVGGGFGAAALYPLLRGLRQAGVPTEAIIGARNKELLILRDELSSVCELVMPCTDDGSVGFKGFVTDCLKQRLQVVQPLGEIEVVAVGPMPMMRAVAAVTAEFHVPTQVSLDPIMVDGTGMCGGCRVTVGGASKFACVDGPMFDAHQVDFDECVRRSKMYRSEEQLSNAA; translated from the coding sequence ATGGCATCTGCTGAGCCGGCGCATCCGATCCACGAAGGCCGCAGCTTCAAGATTTTGAAGAAAGAGCGCCTCACCCCGGCGACCCACCGGTTTCTCATCGAGGCCCCGTGGGTGGCCCAGGCGGCCAAGCCAGGCCAGTTCGTCATCGTGCGGGTGCGCGAAGGCGGGGAGCGCATTCCGGTGACGATCGCGGATTTCGATGCGCCGCAGGGCACCGTGACCGTCGTCGTGCAGGAAGTCGGCCGCACCTCAAAACTCTTCGGCGCGCTGCAAGAAGGCCAAGAGGTGCTGGACCTGGTCGGTCCGCTTGGCGAGCCGTTTCGTCTGATGCGCGGCAAACGCGTCATCGGTGTCGGCGGCGGTTTTGGCGCGGCCGCCTTGTATCCGCTGCTGCGCGGGTTGCGCCAAGCCGGCGTGCCGACCGAGGCGATCATCGGGGCGCGCAACAAGGAGTTGCTGATTCTCAGAGACGAACTCTCCAGCGTCTGCGAACTGGTGATGCCGTGCACCGATGATGGGTCGGTCGGGTTTAAGGGGTTTGTGACCGACTGTTTGAAACAACGGTTGCAAGTGGTGCAGCCGCTGGGCGAGATCGAAGTGGTCGCGGTCGGCCCGATGCCGATGATGCGCGCCGTGGCCGCCGTCACCGCCGAGTTTCATGTGCCAACACAGGTGTCGCTCGATCCGATTATGGTTGATGGGACCGGCATGTGCGGCGGCTGCCGCGTGACGGTCGGGGGCGCAAGCAAGTTCGCCTGTGTGGACGGGCCGATGTTTGATGCGCATCAGGTCGACTTCGATGAATGCGTGCGGCGCAGCAAGATGTATCGCAGCGAGGAGCAGCTGTCCAATGCCGCTTAA